The nucleotide window atttttcttctcttagtGGAACTAGAGTGTCTTTCATTCAAATGCCACCACAGCCCAATTGCACAGGAAGACAGATCAGTTTTCAAGCTGTCAACAAAGAGGACTGATGATGGTTCTAAGTCCATATTATCTGACAGCCTTGACATGGTCTTGAATTGAGATACAGCTGTGATCAATGCTACTTAACTGTACCATTACTTGATGGCTCATTTACACACAGTAGACTGGAGACCAAATTATGGTGAAAAGTACTTATAAATGTGGCTGCTACCTGTAATGTTATGCTGGTAAACAAAGCATTAACTCTGTGTGACACATTATTTGGATATACTTAAGTACAGCACCCAGTCCATCTGTAACAGTGCAGTGATGATTGTGCCAGAGCTTGGAACTGCACATACTGCACAGGTCTTGGAAAGAGTTTACCTGGTATAATACACCTCCTAACATTACCTCCCATCCCAGTAAATCTAGTTGATTAATGAGATACTGACGTTTTATTAGATTGTTTTGTCTCAGCACTGCACAAGCACCTTCTGGGACTTCATATCCCAATTTCTAGGCTTATTGTTTTCTTACAAGTCACTACTGCTGAGAGCAAGTTGTGCTGTATTATAGCTCGCCGACTCATACATTCCCATGGCACATGAAGATCTGAGCTTATACTTCTTGAGTATTTTTCAcactgtaatgaaaaaaaagtctttgaaatAGGGAAGAGAGACATGTGCATGATCTAGGCTGGCCAGAAGTGGGGGATCCATTCCCATAGGGTTTTTGGGGAGCCAAGTTTTGTATCTGCTTTTCTTTACATGGactggaatcccagaatccaGGCAAGCATCCTTACTGCTGCAATATACCATGTTATAGAGTATCTTAACTCTGATTATAATGCAGAGttcatttcttctctgtcttcttCTGTGGACTGGACAGCAGTGCTCCTCAAGAGGCTATTACTATTGCTATGATACAGCTAGCCAGCATAGCAGGAGGATGTTGACACTCCATCTTCTACCACTCATATAAGCAAAAAACAAGCCTGTGAGGGTCTACTGctaaaactgttttattttgtttgaaatgaaGTATCAAATATGACCATTATGATGTGAATGAATTAATTTGAATTCTTTTTGTCTAATTCTCTACTTAGCAACTTCATTAACtgctgtcttttttatttttttttaatcagattgTGCTTCTGTGGCTAAAGCGTGTTGAATGCCTGGaagcatttcagttttcagtgagAATGTCTGTTAACACGACTCAATCCCTTGTAAATACAGACATACACTCAGCAAATTTGATAAGCCCTGAGATGAATTTAGATGCACAAAGATGGTGAAGCAACCTAATCCTTTGTACAGAAGataatgtttaaataaatttacTTCATTCAATGAAACACCTGGGCAAGTTTATTTAATATAGTCTTTGCATTTAATTATCTCTGCTGAAGAGGCATTTGGTGTATTTCAAAATATGGTTATTTTCTTTGGTAGTAATTATTTTAAGATCATCAAATGAAACCtgtagagaaataaaaaaagaggcTTTTAATTAACCTGAGCCCCCAGAAATCATCTTTTTGGAATAGGGAAACGGGGATATGGGACCgaaaataaacagtattttaaaaatcaggctCTCTACATGAACAATGAGGAATAGCTGTTGAAACCTGGAAAGAATTCTGTATGAACAAATTGTTGCTAGGCATTAATATCAGAAAGGCACACTTCCACACTAAACTgtcttatggaaaaaaaataattctgcgAAGAGCTCAATATGGTCAAAATTATTGGCAGAAGTCAAGGAAGTGCAAAATTATCAtatacacagagaaaaatacagaccAGAGCCATCACCTTcagttcttttcttctgtcctttTGCTCTTGCGAGGGTGACATAAAGAAAGTTATCCCTTTTGGGAAGAATTTATTCTGCAATATATTTCTGGCAAGTAGGTTTACCACAAGTGCTCTCACTGCATAATCCTATTACCCTCTTATTTGCAAGAAGGAATGCTGTATGCAGAAAGAGGAGACCTTATTTTCCCCACAACTGGAACTGTAATCAGAGTAGGGATTGGATGTTCTTATTCTAGATAGCAAATAAAAACACTATGGAAACCTGTGCATGAGTAATGagattgctgcttttttttgcaGCATCAGTACTACATGAAAGGATATTTGCAATATCAGTTTGCACAGGATTACTCCAATTGCATGTATGTATCATCTAAAACTTGCTTTGGTTGCCTAGGCACAAGAAAGAGAGCAATTGTGTGAGTTTTAGGCAATTATTTAGTATTGCACTTCTAGGCTACTCTTGTTTAATCATTTAATGTACTATGCTACTTGAAAGTCTAAATGCAATCTTGCAAAAATATGTTACATGTGTCTTAACCTTTACAAGAAGGCAGACAGCACCTGATGCTAGTAGTAACAGGTTTGCCTTGTATTCTACTCCCTCTATGAACTGTATGTCCACTCTGTAAGTATGAAAAGGGATTAAAACCAGTTTTGCCAGAAGGCAATTGCAAAAATTTTGATTTACAATCAGAGTGTAGTTACCAAATCATACTTCTGTTTCATCTAGAAAACAAATTAAGCTGTTTTATGCCACTTggaaaagtaattaaaagtCAGCTCTGACTGTTGAAAACAGACTTGCTTTTCCCTTAGGTTTTTCAAAAAGCATGAGGcttatttcacttttctgtgGACACTTTGTATTGGTGCTTGTAATCTCCCTTTTTCACTATTGGTCAGTCAAACTCCTCTGAAAACAGTTCACTGGACTTGATCTTGGTGCTGAAAGAGTGTGCTTTCTCTGGGAAACTTTTGAAATTATTGGAAATGCTTGAGAAatatgggaaataaaaaaattgtatcaTCTCTGTCTGTCTTCTTTGTAACTAAAGATTTTCTTGATCAGACTAAAATATATTGCTATTTTATTTGTCACAGAATTGTATTCAAGCCATTCCCAAAGAAAGCATGGCAAGGAGCAATTCCTGAGGAGGGCAATGAATATGTGCAGAGGTCTGGGGTACCTCTTCCATGAAGCCAggatgagagagctggggtggcTCATCCAGAAGAGGAGAATGTTCTGGGAGGAATTTAgggcaccttccagtacctaaagggccCACAGGAAAGTTGGAGAGGAACTTTTGACAGTGGCATGGAGTCACAGGATGTGGAGAAAtgtcttcaaactgaaaaacagtaCATTCGGATAtgatataaggaagaaattctttactgtgagggtgatgaggcactggcaaatgttgcccagagaagctgtggatgtcccatccctggaagtgaaCAGATTAgttggggctctgagcaacctggtctagtggaagttgtccctgcttATGTCAGGGGGCTCGTAACTAGATGAtttgtaaggtcccttccaacccaagccatttcATGATTCTCTAATTCTATGAAACCCAAATTCCTCTCATGTGCAAGGTGATAGTGAGATCACTACATCGGTCCTCTCTCAAATCACTCTTCGAATACCATGTCACGATATTCACATATGGCACCTTAAAGATGGAATTGAATAGAAATTTGAGAGTCTGTAAGGTCTCAAAGGGAGTGAGAGGTCAGAGCAGTTGGTGGGGCTAGCAGCTGGCCAGGAGCTCTGCCAGACCAGGTGCTAAGGTGAGCTCCTTGCCTGATGGATGGTGTGACGACCTGGTGGCTGTTCCTCTGCCAGCAGAGGTCTCTGCAccttcagaatcacagaatcagttaggTTGGAGAAGTCCTCTGAGGTCATTGAGTTCAACCTATGACCGAAATACCATGTCagctagaccatggcactaagtgccacatccaggctttccttaaacacctcagTGGACAattcacctccctgggcagcccattccaatgtctaatcactctttctgtgaagaaattcttcctaatgccCAACTTAAACCTCCGCTGGTGCAGCTTAAGGCTGTGTCCTCTCACCCTCTCATtagctgcctgggagaagaggccggTCCCACCTGGTTAtaccctcctttcaggtagtcgTAGGGAGCACTAAGGTGCTCCAGGTCAGCTTCACTGCGAGTCCCGCGGTGCTGCCCGCGCGCGGTGCCCCCCCGGCGGGCACGGACACCGGGGGGCGGTGGGGCGGGGGTGGCCGGCCCCAAGGAGGAGTGGCAACCAACTGAGAGCGTAAAAACGAGGAGAGCGCGAAGGagcggggctgggaggggagcgAACGGAGAGCGAACGGCCGCGGGAGGGAGCGAAGCGGGAGGAGCTGCCGGGCCATGCGGGGGCAGCGTggggggccggggctgccccgggcgCTGCTGTGGCTGGCGCTGTGCGCGCTGTGCGCCCTGCCCGGCACGGCCCGGGCCGGCTGCAGCCCGCGCTGCCGCCACGGCGGGCGCTGCCTCGCCAACGCCACCTGCCTCTGCTCCAAGGGATACGAGGGCGAGCGCTGCCAGCACGGTATCGGAGCCCGGGCACGGCGGGGGCGGGATGCGCTGGGGTCCCTGGGGACGCGTCTAAGTGCCAACAGGGCTGGGCACACGTGCCTCTCGCTGTCGCGACAGCCTTCCTGTGAGTAATCCCTACTGGAAGGATGGGGAGCTAGGGTTTGGATCTGGACTGAGAGGTGCATGGTTAGATTCCGCAGAGGGCGTAAATAAGGTGCGATAATAAAAAAGGGTAAAGACCGTTTTTGGTGAGGTGAGGCAGCGATAGCGAACTGACAGAGCACGGCCCAGAGCCGGCGTGAAAACCTCACGCAGGTGAGTCAGAATTGACCGTGAGTCAGCACACAGGGGTTTACCACCTGGACGTCGGGGAAAGATCCACTTACTGTACAGGAGTCTGCTTTGGCTTCCTTTTATTGCTTTAACTGTGCCTGCTTAAATACTTCCCTGGAAGTCTTtagggaatcatggaatcacagtgGGTCCTCTGGTTCAACCTCTCTGCCCAAGCAGGGGTAATCTAGAGCACGAGGCACAGGATTGCACCCAGACGGTTCTTGAATGCTTTTAGAGGCCTGACAGATTTCTAAGTCTGAGCAACATTAAACCACAATTAGTCAGGATAGTACTAACAAAAAGATCAAGAAAGTGTGTAGAAAGTAGCTTATGCTCTggaattctttttatttagaatatattgtgtttttaaaagtactGGAGTTACTTCCTAGATGATACCTGATCCACAGAGTCATTTGTACATCCCATTTCCACGGTAGGAAATGTAAAGCTGGGATGAACTGTAGTCTGTTTCTGGTTTCCAAGGGGAGACAAGCAAACATCCAGAAGAAGAATTTTAAGTTTAAATCCTGATTAATGTAACAGGTCTGATTTCTAAAtcctttctttaaaagtttAACTGTAGAACTTGTGGCTATTAATTGCGAAAAAAATCACTCAGTGTGAGGAGTTCTTTGCTTCACATGGTGTCCCTGTCTGAAGAGGTGATACAATATGTACAATATTTGTTCTAATTTTCAATGTCcttaatttaaaatgtgatattttttttcaactctgagatgctgaaaatttcattcattcattcattcagtAATCATTCATGGAACATTGGTTCATTTAGAGGCTGAGGCTGGCAGAGATGGTGATAAATGATGTCTAGCTAATGTGCTGTGTAGTGGAGATTAAAAACTCTGCTGTTTGAACTGTTCCAAACAACTGTTGGATCCTAGACATTTTTGGGTTTAGGGAAGAGGTGAAAGGTTGTTGGAGATGTAGATCCATTTTTGAACCAAAGAGGTGAACTTCCTGGAATTGTTGAGGGAACCACTGAATCTTTGTTCTTGTAAGGTCAtcaatgtagaaaaaaaaattggatacATGAAGCTTCATCGCTTGTTCTATCAAGAAAATTGAACTGAAAACAGTGTGAAATGAGACAGAAATagaatttttcttaaattgtgAAATCTTATATGTAATTTCCAATACACTGAGAGCATCTGGTAAAACAGTTAAGGAGAACCAAGCACTGGCTGGTTCTTTCATACATGTCATTGTCCTTTGTTTGCCTGCAAATACTCATTCTGCAGATACTAACGTGAAAAATTCTCTAGACTTCAGTTGGGTTGCTTGAGAGTGCTGTCAGTATATGAGAACAAAATCATCATGGTGCTACTCACTgcttgtctttttccttttcttctctctattTCAGACTTTTCACCCATGCAGTCAGAGGATAAAGCAATGTGATGTAGAGAACTCATCTCACACCTTGCAGTTAACTCGAATGAGGCTCTTGTAAACACATGGGTTTCtaaaatgtgtgtgtgaataaaaaaagttttctcAGACAGCAGGGCTGATTCAGGAATGATTATGAGTAGCAGGATGTCTATGTGATAGGTAATTTATTTGCAATCTGACTGGACCTATCTGGAATTTTGCAAAAgcagaatatttatttatacctTATCCAACCTGTCCAAGCTGTCAGCAATGAAAAAGTTCCAGGATCTGTGATGGTCATAGATGCTTTTCTCACAACAGACATTTACAATTATAAGAAAAGTTACATTTATCTCAGATGGCTTCTAAACTAAATTAAACACTGTGCATTTCAGAAAGGTCTCTGAGAGGCcagatgagggaaaaaaaataaagagtgtGGGGGAGAAAGAAATGCTGACTTACTTCTGGAGACATTTTAGAGGAGAGGTATAAGGAAATGAGCTTGTAGCTTTTCTGGAGAGGTACACAAGTGACACAGGTACATAGGAATCTAGTAAAGAGGAAAAAGTCTGATATTTCATCTTATGAATCAGCAGATGCTGCTGAAGTTTCAGCATTGTTTTATTAAATCATTTCTTCTTATCACCTCTTTTCTCATCTGTCACTTCTGGACTTAAATTATCAAAAGCTTTTTTGGCAGTCCAGCTGTGTTCCTTTGTTGCTTTTTAATACGGTTCTTTCTTCTGCCTGTTCTGCCTAAGATCCTAAAGATCCCTTAGTTGTGAGTGTTTAACAGCTTGATATGGTGGAGCACTCTCTGTGCAGGGAAATTATGATCGACAACATAAGATGACATGCCAAATATATTTTAGGAAATATGAAGACAACTAATGCAAATATACTAATTTGCAAATTTCTTATGTATTTAAGTAGTAACTTTAGTAATCTTCAGCAATATTTATCCAAGCTTTTTTTATTGTCTGTCTTACAGCTACATGTTATCCAAAATGCAAAAATGGTGGGGAATGCCTCCGACCTGGAAAATGCAGATGTCCACCAGGGTATGGGGGTAGATACTGTCACAAAGGTAAGACCAAACAAGTGGTAGCTTAACAAAACAAGGAGTTTGAAAATAGACTAAATTAATTTGGGACTCCTCAAATCCTGGATCTAATGCACTTTGAAATAATGACCTTAATTCTGTAAATCTCTGGCCTTACTGTCAAAACATGCATGGCCTAGAGGATCTGCATGCTTGCAGAAGAATGGGATGGAGTACATGTACATAAATGTGTTATGAGAAACtgagcaatttttttctcttggaaaataCTGTGTTAATGTGTTACATACATATTCTCTTTAGCTCTATAACAGGTTTTCTGAATAACCTAATGAGATGACTTGTATAGATACATATTTCTGCATTAAAAGGTTGAAATGTTTGTGTAAAATCTGCAAGATGGTAATGTTGAGGGCAAGCCACTAAAGATATGTGTGGCAATGTATTGCTGGGAGATAATAGGAGATGACAGAGATGAGGAGTAGCAAAGACCaatttttatggttttgtgAAGCCTAATGAATATATGCATGATTTGGAAAAGATAATCTAGGAAAACATTGTTACGTTGTTGGGAACTGATCAGACTACTGGTAACTTGAGTCCTGAGAGAAAAGGGGAAGCAAACTTGAAAtagttttaggaaaaaatgaTGTAGTAGGCAAGATATCTCCagaaagggaatgaaaaaagaagagtttctttcttttcagaagaaaagccTCAATGTGGCACTTAAaatttttagaggtttttttttgaaagggCATTGGTGAATTAGTTGGGCAGTCAGTCATCAGTGTGATGAGAAGTTAATAATCATTCTGTCTCACTGTAGTCATAGCAGCTTGCAACACCTCACAGGGTTCTCTGTTTATGCTTGGTATTTATTTTGTGGGCTTTTTCTTTATGTCCTTCAAATGTGTAACGACTACAAGAGTTTACTTGGAATGTAACCTAATGGATACTTGGGGAAGTTGACATCCCAGCTGACCATCTTTATAATGAGGGATAGTTGTTCCCCTTCAATGAAGTGAAGGTGGTGTGTAATTTACATTCATGCTTATGATAGGAAGCATTTGATTGTATAAAACAGTGATTGTGCCGCTTTTCAAAGATGGTGCTCACCACAGTTGATACCACCAATCGTATGTCTGGCATAAATAACGCTTCATTAATGAGACTTTCAAGGCTTTGTTGTGTAGAACAGTTCTGGAATGAGGAGGCTGGCTTAGATATTTGGCCTTTGGGAAGGAACTTCTGAACTTGACTATAGTCATAAGTTCATTTGTGAAAGTAATATCCCCTTCTCTTCTTCCATTTGTTACATGTAGGTCCTCTCAGATAAGGAAATATGTGCATCCTTGACCACATATTACTGGCTTACCAGCTGTGATTTGGCAAGTTTGATATGAATATGTATATTAGAGGTTCCTGTGGTGCATGTGATGAGCAGGGGTGTAGCTGGTGAGCAGTTGGCAAGCAAatggggaggggagagctgtgccATAGAAATAATATGATCTGGCTAAATGCTCAATAAGCTTTTAAGCACATGCTTAATTTAACTGCTTTTTGAGGTGGCATTTGCAGACATGGTTCTGCCATGCTCATTCATTCCTTATAGAACTGTGTCTTGCTCTGAACAGTTGAAATTTTAGCCTTTGCAGGTGTGATAAAACAAGTAGTTGATGCTAGACCAGATGTTTAAAGATAATTCCTTGAAGTCCTGTGGTGCTTCTGAAATGCAGTGTATGCTGTCTTCTGCAGTAAGCTGTGAAGGAGGTTGTCAAAATGGTGGGGAATGCATCTCTGTTAAAGGAGTTGTGAAGTGCCTTTGTGCTTCTGGATGGACAGGATCAAGATGCCAGGAAGGTAGGTATCTATGTTTATGAAAACatattgattaaaaataaaactgcagtaacaaaaacattttaaaagtattaagAGGCTAACAACTATGGAAATGTCATTGCATGACTACAGAAATGAGCAAACTACATTACTGGTATATTCAGATAAAATAGCgtgaaattattttgcattaaGATGTACATCTGTTAAGATTTAAACCAAAATTCTTAATAGAGTACATcagtactttttttctctctctctcttttttctttttcttttttttttctttttccattttcatggTCCTGGAAATGCTTTTGGAGTTACTCCAGTTGATTATCTGGCCtggaagaaaatgtgttttgccATTTTGATTTGTATCATCCTGAATCTTTCATTCTGTCAGGATTCTTTTAGATCATTTTTGTAAATCCTGCTGACTTATCCATTCTTTTTCTTGTAGCAATTTGTCCTCAAGGTTGTCGGAATAATGGAGCTTGCGTGGCTCCTGGGATTTGTAGCTGTCCAGCAGGATGGGTTGGTGGAGCATGTCACTTAGGTAAATGACTTCTGACATTTTTTGTTTATCCTTTCCTCTGCTTGTTTGATTTACCAATATAGTGTTCAAATCTTCAGTGCCTAACAAAGCTTCTAGGGAAGCACCTTAGAATAGTAACAGAGCTGCATCCACATACTGGGACTCCTACAAGTATGTGTAAGGGGTAGATGGGTATCGTGGGTGCAGGGTCTCTGGATTAAGTCCTCTGCATTTGAAATTTTTGTGTGGCTGTGTGAATCTAAATCAGCTAGTGTTAGTTCTTCTGCAATATATATGGTCCAGCAAACATTAATAAATTATACTTTGATGTTGTCATTTGACCATTAAAATGCTTATTCTTTGTATTAATCAGTGTCTCAAGACAGAGGGTGATATTGAAACCCAGTTGTGGGAGATGCAGAGAATTTGCAAAATACTTAGCTCCATTCCCTCCAGCTGCAATAGTGGTAGAAGTGGTCAGGTTTTTAATGTCAAAATCACTGTTCCTAAACTAACTAGATCTGTATCAAGTTTGACTTCCATTGGTGCAGATGCTCATAAGCAAATTGCAGCCCCTGGCTTGCTAACTGAACTTGTGTGTAGCTGGGGGACAGCTGAAGCTGTGCCTACTCAGccctcctctgcccttcctgTGGGGGAACAGAAAGTGGTGACTATTTCCCCATGGATGTGGATCCAAAAGCTGGCTTGAATAAGTCTCAGCAGGAATTTTTATTGTTCTCTCACTTTCATGGAGGCATCCCTCTCAAAAACAGCCTATGCCTTAAACAACTgtattacagtattttaaaagggaaatagAGCATAAATACGACTAGGCATACTGTGCCTGTATTCCAGCGAAGGCCATGATGTCATAAATTGAGAGGCATTGCTTTTCAGTTCTTCcattatgcttttatttatacTGTCCCAGTGCAGTCACCAGGGAACAATTCTGCTATTGCAGTGAGACGAAGAAGAAAAATGATCCTGTATCGTGCTGAAGACATACTATGTATCTGGTGTCTCATTTCAGCTGTATGTAAACTACCCTGTCAACATGGAGGGAAGTGCATAGCTCCAAACTTGTGCAGATGTCGGCTGCCATACTCTGGTCTACAGTgtacaaagaaaaggaaggaatgaaGCAACTTCAGCAAAGATAAGCTGCATCCGGAGATGAAGTCTGCAGCAGTGGGGGATCTTAAAACAAACGTGGTAGCTAACTGATTTCAGATAGCTTTTTGTCCTCAGTATATTAAGTAAATGTTTTTCTATTTGAAAGTATTGCTGATTGTAACAAAGCTGTTGTAAGTGTTCAGCTGTGGCTAGTGCATAGCACGTTTTcttctgttctcattttttcttcACAAGCAGAAGTGTTATGTCTTGGTTGATAGAGCTGaccctgaaataaaatttatccTTCAACACAAGTACTTCATAATACATCTATGCTCTTTTATTTGGTTTCCCCCCCTTTGACTagaattattatattaattgtgtgttttaaaaagcatatGAAACAAAAAGCCCTCAATTCAGATCGTCAAAAGTGGATGTTAGTTCaattataatttcatttcaatgaGATTAAACAGTTACAAGAGAAAACTTGCAGAGTTTGCATCTTTTTGAAACATTACCAATCTGCAAAGCATCTTAATTAAGTCCTGGTTGTCACTTTAAGTCTATGTCCTGCCCCTTGCCCAGTCAGATTTGGATCTCAATCAGTTAAGCagtatttaggaaaaaaacaacaacacagtTTTCATTCAGACAATTCTGCTGTTACTTTCTAAAAAACTTAATGCATGCTAATAACACTCTAAGAGACCTTATCTTGTCTCCTTCTACAGTCATATTATCAGTTCATCTCTTGGCTTCCAATTGTTTCTTCTCCTTATCCCAGTGAGATAGGGAGATGCGTTTTTCTTCTGGAGACACTGATAATTCTTTTCTGTTCAAGACTGTTGTTATAGGAGCAGTATAATGGGAGGCTACAGACAAGCAGTGAAGAAATGCAATGCCTGTCACAAATCACCTGTGTGGAGCACGTTGAGGCCTCCCTTCTGGAGTTATTCCCATTTGGCCTCATTTAGGTTTTGCAGCCTTTTGATCAGGGTACATATTGGACTGAGACTCCTATATCCATGTCTCATTTGTGCTGTTGCTTGAATGCTGCAGCTGAGGAAGGTTTTGCCAAAACATGTGAGTTGAACCAGTCAACTTTCTGAATTATGCTCAattatttttttgagaaagacaGATCGGTTTTCATTGTCTTTTAGGTGAAACAAATTTTTGGTGGGAGAATTTGACCTACACATTATTTTAGTCCATTTGTTGGAATAACATTTTAATTGTATATAAGCTCCCTTACCAAAACATGCAGCTCTCATGGGCAGAGTAACTTACATGGACATGTTTCTCCAGGGATTACAAGCCACTGAGCACAGAGACAAGGGTAATGGGGTCTTCTCAGTTACCAGCCTTCTCTGAAACAGAGAACCCGAGCATGCATGGagcaaatgaaaagcaattgTGGAGCTCACAAGACTCCTGTTTTGTTATGCACAATTGCTGCTGTATGGCACAGTTGATCAGCTTTCCTCTGCCCTTGCTTTGGAGGCTGTTGCATTTGATTCAGACAAAACATGCTACAGACATGTTGTGCAGGATTTGTTCCCATAGACTGGGGACCATGTAAGAGGAGTGCATGGGTTTTGTGCTGCTTTCGCTGTGATGCACTGGCTATTTCACACCTGCTAgtaaaaaaatgtgatttttgtaTGTGAAACAAGATGATTTCTTCAGGGGTTCTGAAGCAGgcttgatgatgatgatgaaattTGGTGTCACAGTTCATTACAATAATCATGCCATAATTTAGAAATTCAGAAGTTGATTACCTTAGGTGACATACTGGTTGCAGGGGAgtgaatgggaaaaaattacttaaatcaGACTCAAAATTTAGAGTAAATGAGCAGAACTATGTAAATACAAAGAGGCATCATATCTCAGTATTATTCCCTAAAGACTGACTTCTACTCATAAAGGCAAAACTGACAATAATGGTTACTGGAAGATGAAAGAGGTCTTGACATTGGTAGGAGGAAAGGGAGCAGTCAGTGAGAGATGTGTAATTGGTGTTTCTGAGCAGGTCAAAACAAatgttaatttaaataatttcttgtttAGAAATGACTGAAGTAAGCAGTAATTTGATGGCACACAGAAAGCAATGTCATATTTC belongs to Pithys albifrons albifrons isolate INPA30051 chromosome 7, PitAlb_v1, whole genome shotgun sequence and includes:
- the LOC139674149 gene encoding wnt inhibitory factor 1-like — protein: MRGQRGGPGLPRALLWLALCALCALPGTARAGCSPRCRHGGRCLANATCLCSKGYEGERCQHATCYPKCKNGGECLRPGKCRCPPGYGGRYCHKVSCEGGCQNGGECISVKGVVKCLCASGWTGSRCQEAICPQGCRNNGACVAPGICSCPAGWVGGACHLAVCKLPCQHGGKCIAPNLCRCRLPYSGLQCTKKRKE